AGCCCGGCTTCGTCCTCCACAGCTCGTGACGAGACCAAGGGCGGGCACCAGGCCAACGGCATTACGGAGACCCTGCTGACAGGTGATACGGCCACGAAAGTTACGGAAGCCGCTCTGGCGGCCAACCCGGGCGCCACCATCCAGAGGGTCGAAAACGATGCCGAGGGGGCGGTCTATGAGGCCCACATCATCAAGTCCGACGGCACCCGCGCCACTGTCTATCTAGACGCATCCTTCACCGTGACGTCCACGGAATCGGGCGGACCGGGCGCCGGAATGAAGGGCTGATACACGCACCAGGAACTACGTGGGGCGGTCCGCCGCCCACGGAAGTACCACAGCAAAACTCAGGGAAAACCAGGAAGCCCGGCACATGCGTGCCGCCTTCCCCGGCCTAACCACCCAGATGGCCAGGGAGTTTCCTCAACACTTCTTCAGGGCGCTCCGATCATTTCGGGGGATCGCATGAGTCGAAACTGATCTCCGTACAACTCTTCATTGTCACGGGTTCCGTGCCGGAGGAGACTTGAGGCGACGGCATCCCATCTCGGGCCGCCCGCGGGGCCGCCCGGCTGCGGGGCCTCACAGTACCCTGTAGCGGCTTGGTGGATCGATGAGCCCCGTGACATCCCGCGAAAAGGCCGCTCAGCGGTCGCACCATCTCTTGCCCTTGGTGGCTATCGCACTGATTGGATGTCTCGGCGGGTGCCAGTATGAGCCCGACGACGTCTCCCTCCCGTCCGCCGGTTTTCCGACTACGGAGCCTGCAAGGTGAGCAGAAGGTGTGGAGGTGAGCCGCGGGGTGTGGAGTCGTAAATCAGGGCGTCAGCGGGTAGCGGCGCTCATTGTCAGCCTGGGATTGGCGTTTTGGGTCGGCGGATGCACCTATGAGGAGCCGGATGGGGAGCGGCCGCTTCCCGATTCGGCCTTTCCGGTGCCTTCGACTTCGGAATCTGAATTATCTGTTGCCGCACGCGAAGGCTGGGGCCCTGATGCCCTGTTCTACACCGATGCGGGAAACCTATATGTCGGGGAAAACAGATGGCCACCGGCTCGCGTGGCGTCATTCACAACGACTTCCACTGGTGTGGTCTATGCGGATGCCCAGACGTCGAGGCTTGTTTGGGCAGACTGGGAACACAGCATCAGGAAGCTCGGCTGGCTGGAACCCAAGGAAACGCGCGCGGGCCGTCAATGGGGTGAGTTTCGGGATATTCGGGACATTGTCGGTAACCCCAGCCATGACCTGGTCTCTTGGGTCCAAAGGTACGAATACAACGCGGAAATCGTCGTCGTGCGTCCAAGCACCGGGGAGCGGCTCGCCCAGGCAGTGATCGAGTCTCTACCAGCCGAAAAAAGTGTGGTTTACGGATCAATCGATGATGCCGCCCTCTACTACGCAACCTCGCCAGGTGGAGGGGTAATCGAGGACGTGTGGGTTTGGCGGTGGGCCGCCGGCGAAGCTCCTCAACTGAGCAACCGCCATGTGGCCGATGTCAGTGGAGACATTTGGGCGGTGGAGAGGGAGGAGCGCATCGATTTCGAGAACACTGACGGAACCGTCTTGTCATCGGTCCACTCTTCCTATGGAGACCGGACGGCTTTCGGCAGTGGCCTCAGCCCTGGGGGCCGGTTTTGGTACGCCCCGGCCTATGACCTGATCGTCGAGACGGCGACCGGCACAAGCGTCAAGATCGAACGCGGTTTCCAGCAGCGCTACGGTTGGGCCGGCGCTGAAGAGTTGACCCTGATCGGCCCAGGTATCTCCGTTTGCTCAGCAATAACGGGAAAATGCGAGGGACCATTCAAGTCCATGAACACGACGGGCCACACCTACCACTTCGGACTTCCACTCAACTAAGACCGGTTAACCATCCCTCCCAAAAGCGTTGACGTCAGGCAGCCATGCTGCGCAGGGGCCTGGACAGAGTGCCCGGGCCCCTGCGCAGCATCCCGCTTGGATGCCAAGGAGATGCAGGTCAAAACACCACTGGAGGCAGCACGAATCGCCAGATATTGAGGGCCATACGAGGCGCAGGGTGTTTCGCGGTTGCGTCTCGAATCCCTAGCTTTGCAAGACAGTCGACGGAGCAGACCGCCCGACCTTCTAACAGCGCGGAGAGGCGGTGCTGCAGCAGCTGAACGGCACCAAACGCGCCATTTAGCGCTGCGAAAATACCGCACTTACCGCTGCGATTCACACCGCTGGCCCGTCCATCACCGATAACTGCTGACCGGCAGGATTCTGCGCCGTCCTGTTCAGTGCTGCCCAGGCCGCTTATGGCCTAGGTCGTGACCGGATGGATGGTTTTCCGGGCGGAATCGTAGCTCTCGGCGAATGTGGTCATCCGCTGGCTACCGACGTGGGGCCGCGGGTGGTGCCCGGAGGAATCGCGCTCAGCGCCTCGTACCTGGTTAGTACCACGCTTCCGGGAAACGTCAGCGTCTCCACGAGGTTCAGGTTCATCCAGCCGTCCAGCGCGGTGAAGAACGGCGTGCCGCCGCCCACCAGGACCGGATGGGTAACGATCGCATACTCGTCGATCAGCCCGGCCCGCATGGCCGCCCCGGCGAGCGTTGCGCCGCCGACCCTCATGGGGCCGCCGTCCTCGGCCTTGAGCCGGATGATCTCCGCGACCGCGTCGCCTTTGACCAGGCGGGTGTTCCAGTCAACCTTGTCGACCGTCGAGGAGAACACCACCTTCGGCGTGTCCCGCCAGTTCCGCGCGAACTCGATCTGCGCCGGGGTGGCGTTGGGCTGCTGGTCGCCAGTGGGCCAGTAGGAGCTCATCGTCTCCCAGAGCTTGCGCCCGTACAGCATCAGGCTGATCGCCCGCTCCTGGTCGAGCCACCACTGGAACAGTTCCTCGCTCGGCCCGCTCCAGCCAATGTCGTCGCCGGCCGCGGCGATGTAGCCGTCCAGGGTCAGGTTCATGCCGTAGATCAGTTTCCGCATGGCGCCAGCCTTCCGTCAGTCGGTCTCCAGCGTATAGATCGGGCTCGGCGCGGGAAATTCATCGCTGCGCGATGAGAGTGTTGCGTTCGCCAGGAGGAACGCGAGGAGGAACCAGCCACTGTAGAGGAGACTTGGATCCGGCGTGAGGGTGTCGTAGTCGATGCCGTCCTCCGTGCCAACCTGTCGAACCCCTGTCAGGAATCCTGCGGTCATCAGGCCCACGGCGATGGCAGCTATTGAGACATAGACCCGGCCGTTGCCGGCCCACCGGCGGTTGACCCACGGTATGAGGCGAACAGGGAAGCCGAGCACGACAACTCCGAGGATAGTGACCGCTGGCCTAATGAGACCGTTCAGAGCCAGGCCGACCAAACTCAGCAACCCGTCGTAGGCGACCGCCAGGGACATCTGGATCACGTACCAGCTTGGCGCCAGTATGGCGAAAGCCAGAGCCAGTTGGCCGAACGGCGTCATACCCGTGCTTCCGTAACGCTCACGAGGAAGGTCGCCTAGCTTTTGAGGGGGCATCGGCGGTGGTGCGGCGAGGTACTGCCAGTTGGCATCCCGGTACTGCGTGTCGCGGCTTACGGGGTAACGCGGGGGCCCTTGTGGGACACTCGCCCTTTCCCCGTAGTTGGCCTCTTCGCGCATGTCGGCCCTAGGCCGCTCTGTCATGGGCGGTCCGGCTGCTGAATCGGAGGGGGAGCGACGCGTTTACCGCGAGGAAAGTAAGGACGAAGCAACCGGCCGTGAGTAGGCCCGGATGGGGTGTCGTTACGTCAAAGGGAACTCCATCGATTACGCCAACTTGGCGCTCCTGTACGTTGAAAACGGCAATCAGGAGCCCTGCTCCGGCGGCCGCAATGAGAATGTACACTCGCCAGTTTCCCAGCCACCACCGGCTCAACCGGCGGTTCAGGCGAACAGGAAGGCCAAGCACCACGCCTGCCCCCATCACGAAAAAAGGTCCGATCATCAGGAAGATGACGGCGCCTAGGAACTCATATCCAGGGCTCGCAGACATCATGCATACGAACCACAGAACGCCAAGGATTGGATAGGCGATGGCCAGTTGGCTGATCGGGGCGATGTCAGGCATGTCAGCTGGTCTCACCCAGGCGCGCGGTTCCTCCGCTTGCGCCTCCACGTTCACTCGCGTCGGTGCATGTGAGTCTGCTTGTTCCCCCATCCCGTCATTATGCCGGAGTTTGCTCGGCCCTCCGCGGCCTTGCGCGCATGGCCGGCAAAAGGCTCAGACTTGATCACGCCTGGCTCTTGATGATGGTCATAGGTTCCGAGAGCGGTGGTGTTAGGGAGCGGCTAAAGGCTATCGGGACGAGGTGTGGCCATGGCTACGATGAGGCATGGGCCGAAAGAATTACCTGATCGAAGGCGTTTCTGGCACGGGCAAGACGGCTGTATGTGAAGAGTTGAAACGGCGAGGTTTTCACGCCATCAACGGCGACCGCGAGTTGGCTTATCAAGGCAATCCGGAAACCGGTAGACCGGTAGCTGGAGTCACTGGCATATCCGTGCATGATCATCACATCTGGGACGTGGACTCCGTTAGGGCTCAGATCGCAGACGAGTCTGAGGCAGTGACGTTCTTCTGCGGTGGTTCAAGAAATTTCCCTAAGTTCATTGACTTATTTGATGGTGTCTTCGTTCTCGAACTCGACCCTGAGACTTTATACCGGCGGCTTAACCAGCGGACACCGGGGGAGTGGGGAGGACGACCTGAGGAACGCGAAATGATCAAACACCTGCATCGGACAGGAGAAGATGTGCCAGGTAATGCAATCAAGATTGACGCCACCGTAGGCCTTGCGGAGGTCGTAGACGCAATTCTTAGCGCAATACGGACAATCTGAGAGTTGACGAGACTGGTGGAAGTTTGTGACTTTCGGCGATAAATGGCGGTGTTTTCACGGCGCTATTTGGCGCAGGGTGCCCGCAAGGGGAAGGCTATCCGGGCGGAGAGCTATTCACCGACTTGGCCGTCTACTGATTCGCGGAGAAGGTCGGCGTGACCGTTGTGGCGTGCGTACTCCTCGATCATGTGGGTGATTACCCAGCGGAGACTGGGTGACCTGCCGTCGGGCCAGGTCCTGCGCGTCTTGCAGTCGAGACCGCCGGCCTCGAAGGCCTTTTCCGCGGCGGTCCGAGCGCGGGCGACGGACTGCTGCCACAGGGTGCGCGCTTCGGCTGGGGTGTCTGCCCGGGCAGACTCCCACTCCCAATCCGGTTCTGCTGCCCAGTCCACCGAGGCCCAGGGCTCTCGGGGTGG
Above is a window of Arthrobacter pascens DNA encoding:
- a CDS encoding DinB family protein, encoding MTLDEHGRTEPPLDGNEWETLTGFLDYQRATFAWKSANLTAAQLSQRLPPSTMTLAGLMKHLACVEDDWFGRWLHDEPPREPWASVDWAAEPDWEWESARADTPAEARTLWQQSVARARTAAEKAFEAGGLDCKTRRTWPDGRSPSLRWVITHMIEEYARHNGHADLLRESVDGQVGE
- a CDS encoding AAA family ATPase → MGRKNYLIEGVSGTGKTAVCEELKRRGFHAINGDRELAYQGNPETGRPVAGVTGISVHDHHIWDVDSVRAQIADESEAVTFFCGGSRNFPKFIDLFDGVFVLELDPETLYRRLNQRTPGEWGGRPEEREMIKHLHRTGEDVPGNAIKIDATVGLAEVVDAILSAIRTI
- a CDS encoding dihydrofolate reductase family protein, translating into MRKLIYGMNLTLDGYIAAAGDDIGWSGPSEELFQWWLDQERAISLMLYGRKLWETMSSYWPTGDQQPNATPAQIEFARNWRDTPKVVFSSTVDKVDWNTRLVKGDAVAEIIRLKAEDGGPMRVGGATLAGAAMRAGLIDEYAIVTHPVLVGGGTPFFTALDGWMNLNLVETLTFPGSVVLTRYEALSAIPPGTTRGPTSVASG